A genomic segment from Aspergillus puulaauensis MK2 DNA, chromosome 1, nearly complete sequence encodes:
- a CDS encoding uncharacterized protein (CAZy:GH43;~COG:G;~EggNog:ENOG410PJRN;~InterPro:IPR008979,IPR023296,IPR006710;~go_function: GO:0004553 - hydrolase activity, hydrolyzing O-glycosyl compounds [Evidence IEA];~go_process: GO:0005975 - carbohydrate metabolic process [Evidence IEA]): MATESQLQIVPGTTWTAINTGLHIQAHGVGFLEVDGVFYLIGEDKTNGTFFQQINAYSSGDLVRWKLEGPLLTVSKDNKEGDLDARRIVERPKVIYNEQMATYVMYVHIDNEDYTDARVGVATCKTVTGTYEYRGSFRPLGYESRDIGLFQDDDGAAYLLTEDVYSYASSMSGPWSPWKEFADVGSNTCESQSSAIVPLNQETALYWGDRWCPSNLAQSTYVFLPLEKRGHEIYMQNRGSWVLDTATKSWEEMPPGTVAPSQGREKDFSCHLRSSTAGLTTLRIRYRNPSAKSQQVAVEVNGKRQTVDFLPTGARKQGVQEEGESVLHCALVSGDNSVVIQDAKTGLEILGVGFVNLARS; the protein is encoded by the exons ATGGCGACAGAATCCCAACTCCAGATCGTTCCAGGAACGACATGGACAGCT ATCAACACAGGCCTCCATATCCAAGCACACGGCGTGGGATTTCTCGAAGTCGATGGCGTCTTCTACCTGATCGGCGAAGACAAAACCAACGGCACATTCTTTCAGCAGATCAATGCCTATTCATCCGGGGACTTAGTCCGGTGGAAACTCGAAGGCCCGTTGCTGACTGTGTCCAAGGACAACAAGGAAGGTGACCTGGACGCTCGGCGCATCGTGGAGCGGCCGAAAGTCATATATAACGAGCAAATGGCCACGTATGTTATGTACGTGCATATTGACAATGAGGACTACACGGATGCGCGGGTGGGGGTTGCGACATGCAAGACTGTTACGGGGACGTATGAGTATCGGGGCAGTTTCCGGCCGCTGGGGTATGAGTCGCGGGATATTGGGCTGTTCCAGGACGACGATGGGGCCGCTTATCTGCTTACCGAGGAT GTCTACAGCTACGCATCATCAATGTCTGGCCCTTGGTCGCCGTGGAAGGAGTTTGCCGATGTGGGCTCCAACACGTGCGAGTCCCAATCCAGCGCCATCGTACCTTTGAACCAAGAAACGGCCCTGTACTGGGGCGATAGATGGTGTCCCTCGAACCTCGCCCAAAGCACATACGTCTTTCTGCCGCTGGAGAAACGCGGCCACGAGATCTACATGCAGAATCGCGGGTCGTGGGTGCTGGATACAGCAACGAAATCCTGGGAAGAAATGCCGCCTGGGACTGTCGCTCCCAGCCAAGGGCGGGAAAAGGACTTTTCCTGCCACCTGCGCAGCTCTACTGCAGGCTTGACGACATTGCGCATAAGGTATAGAAACCCGTCGGCGAAGAGTCAGCAGGTGGCTGTCGAGGTAAATGGGAAGCGGCAGACGGTTGACTTTCTACCGACTGGGGCCAGGAAGCAAGGCGTgcaggaagagggagagagcgtGCTTCATTGCGCACTGGTTAGCGGAGATAATTCAGTCGTCATCCAGGATGCGAAGACTGGCCTGGAGATACTCGGTGTTGGGTTTGTCAATCTCGCCAGATCATGA
- a CDS encoding Zn(II)2Cys6 transcription factor (COG:K;~EggNog:ENOG410PH1M;~InterPro:IPR036864,IPR007219,IPR001138;~PFAM:PF00172,PF04082;~go_function: GO:0000981 - DNA-binding transcription factor activity, RNA polymerase II-specific [Evidence IEA];~go_function: GO:0003677 - DNA binding [Evidence IEA];~go_function: GO:0008270 - zinc ion binding [Evidence IEA];~go_process: GO:0006351 - transcription, DNA-templated [Evidence IEA];~go_process: GO:0006355 - regulation of transcription, DNA-templated [Evidence IEA]), producing the protein MDSPDSSSPRSVSVEARYKRPRSSIACRLCRARKVRCDAAVSGSPCTNCSLDQVPCEIVPGRRRPRKPCAQSHFQSPLPEYIQPIPSHIGEDELTYLRAKGALRLHSPAVRDKLWQSYFELVHPTLPVLDRAATVASLKAAEGASKISLLLFHCVMLSARLFLDAHEGRHTKPAALRAMFDRARVLFDMGYETDRTLLVQCLLLMSLYPQPINSPKGSLNLVSQAVSHAYVLGLHRNPARFSEDIRDRSRRKQLWWSLYIRERMVLLDHGSPWIINERDHDVPLLTLDDFAHDPLCSEMNAKDIFTPEHNASYQRKLALMLIERSKLAVIVGNLAPISTNITHKHDQPWPSIHPGVSDCEEVLKTGQLLDKWVASLPMEVACLQPNSYANGESDMNSLLSVHITSLMLLYHLASNHWAVLRWFQVSSPTLDVSESAIKTLWTTTWPIIHLIDNPPAQQPFAHIQLLAPSLVRPLLLCAMLSRSTPFWLRLSSDTGYIPSLFERIGDADPYFKHAVDYARNGLDQAATPLSPPDSRTEGGSEDLEIDTMSPDTATNVFDELFASCPSDVDITGLEVPFSDELLLALEPGTVT; encoded by the exons ATGGACTCCCCTGATAGCAGCTCTCCCCGCTCGGTGTCTGTGGAGGCCCGGTATAAAAGACCGCGGTCCAGTATAGCCTGCAGGCTTTGTCGCGCGCGCAAAGTCCGCTGCGACGCAGCTGTTTCTGGGTCTCCGTGTACAAACTGCAGTCTCGATCAAGTTCCCTGTGAGATTGTCCCTGGGAGGCGGCGTCCTCG GAAGCCCTGCGCGCAGTCGCACTTCCAGTCACCACTACCAGAATACATCCAGCCCATTCCCTCCCATATCGGCGAAGACGAGCTCACCTACCTCCGTGCAAAGGGCGCACTGCGTTTACACAGCCCGGCTGTCCGCGACAAGTTATGGCAAAGCTACTTCGAGCTGGTACATCCCACTCTGCCTGTCCTGGACCGTGCCGCAACGGTCGCATCGTTGAAGGCTGCAGAGGGCGCATCCAAGATCAGTCTTTTGCTGTTCCACTGTGTAATGCTGAGTGCCCGACTATTCCTCGATGCCCACGAAGGCAGGCATACCAAGCCAGCAGCTCTTCGTGCGATGTTCGATCGCGCCCGTGTGTTATTTGATATGGGGTATGAGACTGATCGGACCCTTTTGGTTCAGTGTCTGCTTTTGATGTCTCTATATCCGCAGCCAATTAATAGCCCAAAGGGCTCACTCAACCTCGTCTCACAGGCAGTTTCGCACGCATATGTGCTGGGATTACATAGAAACCCGGCGAGATTCTCAGAGGATATTCGTGACAGAAGTCGGCGCAAGCAGCTATGGTGGAGTTTGTATATTCGAGAGCGGATGGTACTGCTTGACCATGGGTCGCCGTGGATTATCAATGAGCGAGACCACGATGTCCCATTGTTGACACTCGACGACTTCGCCCATGACCCTTTATGTAGCGAGATGAACGCCAAAGACATATTTACGCCGGAGCACAATGCCAGTTACCAGCGAAAGCTGGCGCTTATGCTCATCGAACGATCCAAACTAGCAGTCATTGTTGGAAATCTCGCTCCGATATCGACCAATATTACACATAAACACGACCAACCCTGGCCATCTATCCACCCCGGAGTATCAGACTGTGAAGAGGTGCTCAAAACCGGCCAACTGCTCGATAAATGGGTAGCGAGCCTGCCCATGGAAGTTGCCTGCCTACAACCGAACAGCTACGCTAACGGAGAGAGCGACATGAACAGCCTGCTCTCCGTCCACATCACCTCCCTAATGCTGCTCTACCACCTCGCCTCAAACCACTGGGCCGTGCTCCGCTGGTTCCAAGTCTCATCCCCAACTCTAGACGTATCCGAATCCGCCATTAAAACCCTCTGGACAACGACCTGGCCGATAATCCACTTAATCGACAACCCGCCCGCCCAGCAGCCGTTCGCGcatatccagctcctcgctCCGTCTCTGGTCCGCCCTTTGCTCCTATGCGCTATGTTAAGCCGCAGTACCCCGTTCTGGCTACGGCTCTCCTCTGATACGGGGTACATACCCTCCCTGTTTGAAAGAATCGGGGACGCGGATCCGTACTTTAAGCATGCAGTCGATTATGCACGCAATGGATTAGACCAGGCTGCGACCCCATTGTCGCCTCCTGATTCGCGTACCGAGGGTGGCTCTGAAGACCTTGAGATAGATACTATGAGCCCGGATACCGCGACAAACGTGTTTGATGAGCTGTTTGCCAGTTGTCCGTCTGATGTTGATATCACCGGGCTAGAGGTCCCGTTTTCGGATGAGCTGCTGCTTGCATTGGAGCCTGGAACAGTCACCTGA
- a CDS encoding uncharacterized protein (COG:S;~EggNog:ENOG410PHUA;~InterPro:IPR008929,IPR008397;~PFAM:PF05426;~SECRETED:SignalP(1-19);~go_component: GO:0042597 - periplasmic space [Evidence IEA];~go_function: GO:0016829 - lyase activity [Evidence IEA]), producing the protein MKNAYLLSGTLLHAAFVAGIVHPGLLHTDDDFNRIRGYVEDAAEPWLTGWNKLAARANSSYEPNAAETVCRGASWCVPQNYPDLYRDAAAAYANAIYWKVTGETANGDAAASILDAWSSTLTTVTGSSDKYLAAGLYGYQLANAAEILRDYDGWDGLTATVDMMQSVFLPLNSDFLVAHNGAVIDHYWANWDLCNLASLHAIGVLSDNQTAIDQSTDYFQNGAGMGALDNLIWTLFTEEGSGKALGQGQESGRDQGHSLLDFALAGVLAQQSYNQGLDLFALEDNRILAGAEYVFKYNTGHDVPYSTYTNSQGTMSVIGSSGRGAMRPIAELLYAHYSGVKGLNASWTREYRDLAVEDGGGAEGGGGDYGSTSGGYDQLGFGTVLFRLDE; encoded by the exons ATGAAGAACGCATATCTCCTTTCAGGCACACTTCTCCACGCGGCCTTTGTCGCAGGCATAGTTCACCCCGGTCTCCTGCACACGGACGACGACTTCAACCGAATCCGCGGCTACGTCGAGGACGCGGCCGAGCCATGGCTGACAGGCTGGAACAAGCTCGCCGCGCGCGCCAACTCAAGCTACGAGCCCAATGCAGCAGAAACTGTCTGTCGTGGTGCATCCTGGTGCGTCCCACAGAACTATCCAGACTTGTACCGCGACGCGGCGGCAGCGTATGCCAACGCCATATACTGGAAGGTCACTGGTGAGACAGCAAATGGGGATGCCGCCGCTTCGATCTTGGATGCATGGAGCAGCACCCTTACTACGGTTACCGGTAGTTCGGATAAATATCTGGCGGCGGGGCTGTATGGGTACCAGCTTGCGAATGCGGCAGAGATCCTGCGAGACTATGACGGGTGGGATGGATTGACTGCTACGGTCGACATGATGCAGTCGGTCTTTCTCCCCTTGAATAGTGACTTCTTGGTCGCCCACAATGGGGCGGTCATTGACCATTACTGGGCTAAT TGGGATCTCTGCAACTTAGCTAGCCTGCACGCTATCGGAGTTCTCAGTGACAACCAGACCGCAATTGACCAGTCCACGGACTACTTCCAGAATGGGGCAGGAATGGGCGCGCTGGATAATCTCATCTGGACGCTTTTCACCGAAGAAGGCAGCGGGAAAGCGCTTGGTCAGGGTCAGGAATCGGGCAGAGACCAGGGACACAGTCTACTTGATTTTGCCCTTGCTGGCGTTCTTGCCCAACAGTCTTATAACCAAGGGTTGGACCTGTTTGCCTTGGAGGACAATCGGATTCTTGCAGG GGCTGAATACGTCTTCAAGTACAATACCGGCCACGATGTTCCATACAGCACCTATACGAACTCCCAAGGTACAATGTCCGTCATTGGGTCTAGTGGCCGGGGTGCAATGAGACCTATTGCGGAGCTGCTGTATGCACACTACAGCGGAGTCAAGGGACTGAATGCATCGTGGACGCGAGAATACCGGGATCTCGCAgtggaggatggaggtggcgcggagggaggtggtggcgACTACGGATCCACCAGCGGCGGCTACGACCAGCTTGGGTTTGGAACCGTGCTATTTCGTTTGGATGAGTAG
- a CDS encoding proline racemase family protein (COG:E;~EggNog:ENOG410Q9UP;~InterPro:IPR008794;~PFAM:PF05544), which produces MPIKRSINVVGCHCAGEVCDVIVGGVLDAPSKCSTMYEKLVHFRDNDDDIRQLLLNEPRGRPAMCTNLVLPPCDPAADAGFLIMESEEYPPMSGGNTIATATVLLETGMVKMKDPVTELALDTAAGLVRVTAECEDGKCKNVAFDNVPAFVFALDLKVYVPGLGAVNVDVAWGGMIYAIVDAALVGLSIENKNGPKLIEVGERIKKAVQDAYTPVHPENPEIKGVSILEFTEPMQKGLDGKKFAVNTVVVSPGRFDRCPCGTGSCARMAVLHARAQLGVGEVFEHRSIIGSTFDCHIRGTTRVGDYEAVHPTVKGSAWITGYKQMLLDASDPFPQGFRVGDQWHIGDS; this is translated from the coding sequence ATGCCGATAAAACGCTCCATCAACGTCGTCGGCTGCCACTGCGCCGGCGAGGTCTGCgatgtcatcgtcggcggcgtgCTCGACGCCCCCAGCAAGTGCTCAACCATGTACGAGAAACTGGTGCACTTCCgggacaacgacgacgacatccgCCAGCTGCTGCTAAATGAACCCCGCGGGCGTCCAGCCATGTGTACGAATCTCGTCCTCCCGCCGTGCGATCCAGCTGCCGATGCCGGGTTCTTGATTATGGAGAGCGAGGAGTACCCGCCCATGTCTGGGGGGAATACCATCGCTACTGCGACTGTCCTTCTCGAGActgggatggtgaagatgaaggatCCCGTTACGGAATTAGCGCTTGATACAGCGGCGGGGTTGGTTCGGGTGACTGCGGAGTGTGAGGATGGGAAGTGCAAGAACGTGGCGTTCGATAATGTGCCCGCGTTTGTGTTTGCCTTGGACTTGAAGGTCTACGTCCCTGGGCTTGGGGCTGTGAATGTGGATGTTGCATGGGGAGGGATGATCTATGCGATTGTCGATGCGGCGTTAGTGGGACTGTCGATTGAGAACAAGAATGGGCCGAAGCTGATTGAGGTTGGAGAGCGGATTAAGAAGGCTGTTCAGGATGCTTATACGCCTGTTCACCCAGAGAACCCTGAGATCAAGGGTGTCAGCATCCTCGAGTTCACGGAGCCGATGCAGAAGGGActggatgggaagaagttTGCAGTCAACACCGTTGTGGTCTCGCCCGGCAGGTTTGACCGGTGTCCGTGTGGAACTGGAAGCTGTGCCAGGATGGCAGTTCTACATGCAAGGGCACAGCTGGGCGTTGGAGAAGTATTCGAACACCGCAGTATCATTGGGAGTACCTTTGACTGCCATATCAGGGGAACGACAAGGGTTGGGGACTACGAAGCTGTTCACCCGACGGTCAAAGGGAGTGCTTGGATTACTGGGTATAAGCAGATGCTGCTGGATGCTTCAGACCCTTTTCCGCAGGGATTTAGGGTTGGGGACCAGTGGCATATTGGGGATTCGTAG
- a CDS encoding uncharacterized protein (CAZy:GH28;~COG:M;~EggNog:ENOG410PVW9;~InterPro:IPR012334,IPR011050;~SECRETED:SignalP(1-22)) encodes MKMLRTIIWGTAAVAHLALGAALSCNSTAPVAVHPIPAGIASRDTYSVSVRSLNRRHPQHYPVDPFLFTVAEANITTGANILHDTSVAAFDFCGPIEVSVTYNNGPIDTAEIRPHSYNISPRVHGRTIKFTLDAPKHVVVQVNNDIWDVLHLFTHAIETNPPAPSDPAYLYFSPGINNHTIAANLTDRQLRVPAGKTIYVAPGATVSLTLVFQNVSSTGIRGRGLVRTGGIRIRNSTDILISDVLLFNSNVATYMSSDVTVRGIPSISSGKWGDGIDFYCSRNGLVDNVFLRNSNDNVALYQHRDDAFGNSSNITIQNAVLWADYAHPINIGTHGNTPNPEVMDGVVIRNIDVLDHRERQMWYQGCLSINAGDSNLIQNVHVDGMRVENFRDAQLVNLRVMNNTKYSTSPGRGIRNVYIKDLSYRGSNANPSLILGYDATHKISNVTFENLVVNGVVVSDTMVKPSWYYTADLVPMFVNEHVEDLKFIAS; translated from the coding sequence ATGAAAATGCTCAGAACCATTATTTGGGGAACGGCAGCTGTTGCCCATCTTGCCCTTGGAGCAGCGCTCTCGTGCAATTCCACCGCTCCAGTTGCGGTCCATCCAATCCCTGCCGGAATCGCAAGTCGAGATACATACTCGGTCAGCGTGCGCTCCCTGAACAGGCGCCATCCGCAGCATTACCCCGTCGACCCCTTTCTGTTCACCGTTGCCGAGGCAAACATCACGACCGGCGCCAACATCCTTCATGACACGTCTGTCGCGGCATTCGACTTCTGCGGCCCCATTGAGGTTTCGGTGACCTACAACAACGGCCCCATCGACACGGCAGAGATACGCCCGCACTCCTACAACATCAGCCCCCGAGTCCATGGAAGGACAATCAAGTTCACCCTCGACGCGCCCAAGCATGTGGTCGTCCAGGTGAACAACGATATCTGGGACGTGCTGCATCTGTTCACCCACGCGATCGAGACCAATCCACCGGCTCCCTCTGATCCAGCCTATCTGTACTTCAGCCCCGGaatcaacaaccacaccaTCGCGGCCAATCTCACCGACCGCCAGCTCCGAGTCCCCGCGGGGAAGACAATCTACGTCGCCCCGGGGGCCACCGTCAGCCTCACCCTCGTCTTCCAAAATGTCTCCAGCACCGGGATCCGCGGCCGCGGACTCGTGCGCACAGGCGGGATCCGGATCCGCAACTCAACggacatcctcatctccGACGTgctcctcttcaacagcaaCGTGGCCACATACATGTCGTCCGACGTGACCGTGCGCGGaatcccctccatctcgtCGGGCAAATGGGGCGACGGAATCGACTTCTACTGCAGCCGCAACGGCCTCGTCGACAACGTCTTCCTGCGCAATTCCAACGACAACGTCGCCCTCTACCAACACCGCGACGATGCCTTTGGCAACTCCAGCAACATCACCATCCAGAACGCCGTCCTCTGGGCCGACTACGCACACCCCATCAACATCGGCACGCATGGAAATACCCCCAACCCGGAGGTCATGGACGGGGTTGTGATCCGCAACATCGACGTCCTCGACCACCGCGAACGCCAAATGTGGTACCAGGGCTGCCTCTCCATCAACGCGGGCGACAGCAACCTGATCCAGAATGTGCATGTCGACGGCATGCGCGTGGAGAACTTCCGCGACGCCCAGCTAGTGAACCTGCGCGTCATGAACAATACGAAATACAGCACCTCCCCGGGGCGGGGGATCCGCAACGTCTATATCAAGGATTTGTCGTATCGGGGGAGCAACGCCAACCCGTCGCTGATCCTGGGGTATGACGCCACGCACAAGATCTCGAACGTCACGTTTGAGAATCTGGTTGTCAATGGGGTGGTGGTTTCGGATACGATGGTGAAACCGAGCTGGTATTATACGGCGGATTTGGTGCCAATGTTTGTAAATGAACACGTAGAGGACTTGAAGTTTATTGCCTCGTAG
- a CDS encoding uncharacterized protein (SECRETED:SignalP(1-19)) yields MRSVLITLTAALTAPLVAALPHPDDSNTAKLFHRGSQSDLIARADIPKEDQVGHLVTSHGCFSTGGGFPQCRDLILMSWGEDGDYGDCNTPSVNSAFEDPCEIKGSDEVKIDTPMGEGIFQPDSNCGKDGKQGTIITALDDTSVSGYECVKDDHQFTTWCGFSWANNAVMKCTYKGEFE; encoded by the coding sequence ATGCGTTCCGTCCTGATCACCCTTACTGCAGCTTTGACTGCTCCCCTTGTGGCTGCTCTCCCACATCCCGACGACTCCAACACCGCAAAACTATTCCACAGAGGATCCCAATCCGACTTGATCGCGCGTGCGGATATCCCGAAAGAGGACCAGGTCGGGCACTTAGTTACCAGCCACGGCTGCTTCTCAACCGGCGGTGGATTCCCGCAGTGCAGAGACCTGATCCTTATGTCGTGGGGAGAAGACGGCGACTACGGCGACTGCAACACCCCGTCTGTGAACTCAGCGTTCGAAGACCCCTGCGAGATCAAGGGGTCGGACGAAGTGAAGATCGATACGCCAATGGGCGAGGGCATTTTCCAGCCAGACTCGAACTGCGGCAAGGACGGGAAACAGGGGACTATTATCACGGCTTTGGATGATACCTCGGTCAGTGGGTATGAGTGTGTCAAGGACGACCATCAGTTCACGACGTGGTGTGGATTTTCCTGGGCCAATAACGCGGTTATGAAGTGCACTTATAAGGGAGAGTTCGAATGA
- a CDS encoding uncharacterized protein (COG:E;~EggNog:ENOG410PHTM;~InterPro:IPR036291,IPR003462,IPR023401;~PFAM:PF02423): MANIQFFDSPTIHDLLINLSQEEAIGFRDIVEKTFEDVSVGGERQYQPMPSVSNRANGQNTLFRPFTSDSSVGTKITVHAAPNPDGTKEPLHGTIILTDGIGIPTAVLGSEEITGYRTSMNVMVPFSWRKHVNNIVIFGGGLQALWHTRLILTLRGEEVNKITYVNTSKDRVDNLITTINKEKQDRWSTNASFHFLHTTSSNYQGDLEAFLKTADAVFCTTPSKKPLIPARYLTQGRIRQPFISAIGSWLPEMWELDHGLLHHAISAGDGYNPVSGESRGVVLTDDRDFALQNCGELVSSGIAAQDVVELGEIISLQKDKSSRQRIEQTNRFISEGFVAYKSIGVSLTDLTVSNGILELLKNKRKEHL, from the coding sequence ATGGCCAATATCCAGTTCTTCGACAGCCCCACAATCCACGATCTGCTCATCAACCTTTCCCAAGAAGAGGCGATCGGCTTTCGCGACATCGTGGAGAAGACATTCGAAGACGTCTCAGTCGGCGGCGAGCGCCAGTACCAGCCCATGCCCAGTGTATCCAACCGCGCAAATGGCCAAAATACTCTCTTTCGACCGTTCACATCCGATTCCAGCGTCGGGACCAAGATCACCGTCCACGCCGCACCCAATCCTGATGGCACCAAGGAGCCCCTGCATGGGACCATCATCTTAACGGACGGGATAGGAATTCCAACCGCAGTTCTGGGTTCAGAAGAAATAACCGGCTACCGGACATCCATGAACGTCATGGTCCCATTCTCATGGCGGAAGCATGTCAAcaacatcgtcatcttcggaGGCGGCCTTCAAGCCCTCTGGCACACGCGACTGATTCTGACTCTTCGCGGCGAAGAAGTAAACAAAATCACATATGtcaacaccagcaaggacCGGGTTGATAACTTGATCACAACTATTAACAAAGAGAAACAAGATCGCTGGAGCACCAATGcctccttccatttccttcaTACCACGTCGTCAAATTACCAGGGCGACCTCGAGGCTTTCCTCAAAACGGCAGACGCAGTATTCTGCACGACACCGTCTAAGAAGCCGTTAATTCCTGCCAGGTACCTTACCCAGGGCAGAATACGCCAGCCCTTCATCTCGGCTATTGGGTCGTGGCTGCCGGAGATGTGGGAACTCGACCATGGACTGTTACATCATGCTATTTCCGCCGGGGATGGGTATAACCCTGTCTCTGGGGAGAGTCGAGGCGTTGTGTTGACCGATGACCGAGATTTTGCGCTCCAGAACTGTGGGGAACTGGTCAGTAGTGGAATCGCGGCCCAGGACGTGGTTGAGCTGGGTGAGATCATTTCTCTACAAAAGGATAAGAGCTCGAGACAGAGGATCGAGCAGACGAATAGGTTCATTTCCGAGGGATTCGTTGCGTATAAGAGTATCGGTGTGAGTTTGACGGATTTGACGGTCAGCAATGGCATTCTGGAGCTGCTTAAAAATAAGAGGAAGGAGCACCTATAG